The Miscanthus floridulus cultivar M001 chromosome 17, ASM1932011v1, whole genome shotgun sequence genome has a window encoding:
- the LOC136517706 gene encoding O-methyltransferase ZRP4-like has product MALTTSTNNNQALLDAQLELWHTTFAYMKSMALKSALDLGIADAIHSHGGNATLPQIGSRATPTLHPSKIPCLRRLMRVLTATGIFSAAHHDDAGGTELVYGLTPASQLLVGGSSSLTPFMSLVLHGIFVSPFFGLGTWFQQEHSDPSLFEMTHGQTAWDLNDHNPAFGQLFNQGMVCDSSFIMDIVVKECGDVFRGLSSIVDVAGGLGGAAMAISTAFPHVQCSVLDLPHVAANAPASTSVKYIAGDMFENIPPADAVFLKWVLHDWGDADCIKILKNCKKAIPPRDEGGKVIILDMVVGGQSSNIKHKETQVLFDLFIMFVNGVERDEQEWKKIIFEAGFSDYKIIPILGVRSIIEVYP; this is encoded by the exons ATGGCGCTCACCACAAGCACTAATAATAACCAAGCCTTGCTTGACGCTCAGCTAGAGCTCTGGCACACTACCTTTGCTTACATGAAGTCCATGGCGCTCAAGTCTGCATTGGACCTTGGCATCGCCGACGCCATCCACAGCCACGGTGGCAACGCCACCCTGCCCCAGATAGGGTCCAGGGCCACGCCCACGCTCCACCCGTCCAAGATCCCCTGCCTTCGTCGCCTCATGCGAGTACTCACGGCCACCGGCATCTTCAGCGCCGCCCACCACGACGACGCTGGCGGCACCGAGCTCGTCTACGGGCTCACGCCGGCGTCTCAGCTCTTGGTTGGCGGCTCTTCAAGCCTGACTCCCTTCATGTCCCTGGTGTTGCATGGGATCTTCGTGTCCCCTTTCTTTGGCCTCGGCACGTGGTTCCAGCAAGAGCACTCAGATCCGTCCCTGTTTGAGATGACGCATGGGCAGACTGCGTGGGACTTGAACGACCACAACCCTGCCTTCGGCCAGCTCTTCAACCAGGGGATGGTCTGTGACAGCAGCTTCATCATGGACATCGTCGTCAAGGAGTGCGGCGACGTCTTCCGGGGGCTGAGCTCCATTGTCGACGTCGCTGGAGGGCTCGGAGGGGCGGCCATGGCTATCTCGACCGCGTTCCCGCATGTCCAGTGCAGCGTGCTGGATCTCCCGCATGTCGCCGCCAATGCTCCCGCTAGCACCAGTGTGAAGTATATTGCTGGTGACATGTTTGAGAACATTCCACCGGCTGACGCCGTCTTCCTTAAG TGGGTTTTGCATGACTGGGGCGATGCTGATTGTATCAAGATACTAAAGAATTGTAAGAAAGCTATACCTCCCAGGGACGAAGGAGGAAAGGTGATAATCCTAGATATGGTTGTTGGGGGCCAATCGTCAAACATTAAGCACAAAGAGACCCAGGTCTTGTTTGATCTCTTCATCATGTTTGTCAACGGCGTCGAGCGAGACGAGCAAGAGTGGAAGAAGATCATTTTTGAAGCTGGATTTAGTGATTACAAAATCATACCCATTCTTGGTGTTCGATCCATCATTGAGGTCTACCCATAA
- the LOC136516399 gene encoding auxin response factor 14-like isoform X2 → MGIDLNTVEEDEPAGGAVCGELWHACAGAGVALPRRGSAVVYLPQAHLAAGGDGGELPALAAAAPRVPPHVVCRVVDVELRADAATDEVYARLALVAEDKIVGRNIHDGETEEKNGEKEDGDGEKKLTSHMFCKTLTASDTSTHGGFSVPRRAAEDCFPPLDYEQLRPSQELIAMDLHGMKWRFRHIYRGQPRRHLLTTGWSSFINKKKLVSGDAVLFLRGNDGELRLGVRRAVQLKNEALLEAVNCTDSKLLMLSAVSSSLDNRSIFHICFNPRIGASEFIVPYCKFLKSLNYPFSIGTRFKVGCENEDANKRSFGLISGISEVDPIRWPGSKWKSFLVKWDGDTKYSHQNRVSPWDIERVGSSTHCISSSVSKRTKLCFPQDGNGRPDSMETERFHRVLQGQELVHSRIHGVACSHSSDNPRCQGSYGRRFSADVWNCKMNDSMSGPRHLNATGFAYQPLGFSECVKFSEVLQGQEMSQVVPSFMRAAFNAGTQNGRVRSFDYVQRSAASQGYALQQFNMPATEVHSPSSVRMFNQTMVPQSELDGVTNREEAYGSGYSSIAIQREAEPWPSTQQQRVSENGSEPLDTTEASAPARIAKSGLVDRGVGRSSCKLFGFSLTEKILGTEGGGVKEGNYEADRQTPRVLDLFGHGHSTPGALHALCAAPLGM, encoded by the exons ATGGGGATTGATCTCAACACCGTGGAGGAGGACGAGCCGGCGGGCGGCGCGGTGTGCGGGGAGCTGTGGCACGCGTGCGCGGGGGCCGGGGTGGCGCTGCCGCGGCGGGGCAGCGCCGTGGTGTACCTGCCGCAGGCGCACCTCGCGGCGGGCGGGGACGGTGGGGAGCTGCCGGCccttgcggcggcggcgccgcgcgTGCCGCCGCACGTGGTGTGTCGCGTCGTCGACGTCGAGCTACGC GCGGATGCGGCGACGGACGAGGTGTACGCGCGGCTTGCGCTGGTGGCGGAGGATAAG ATTGTTGGCCGAAACATCCATGATGGTGAAACTGAGGAGAAGAATGGTGAGAAAGAGGATGGTGATGGAGAAAAGAAGCTCACATCGCACATGTTCTGCAAGACGCTCACAGCTTCTGATACAAGCACTCATGGGGGATTCTCTGTTCCTCGGCGGGCTGCAGAGGACTGCTTTCCACCATTG GATTATGAGCAGCTTAGGCCTTCCCAGGAGCTTATTGCCATGGATTTGCATGGCATGAAATGGAGGTTCCGTCATATCTATAGAG GTCAACCTCGTAGGCATCTTCTGACAACTGGATGGAGTTCATTTATCAATAAGAAGAAACTAGTTTCAGGGGATGCAGTCTTGTTTCTTAG AGGTAATGATGGTGAGCTAAGACTGGGTGTGAGGAGAGCAGTTCAACTGAAAAATGAAGCTCTACTTGAAGCTGTCAACTGTACTGATTCGAAGCTACTTATGCTGTCTGCTGTGTCCAGTTCTTTGGACAACAGAAGTATATTTCACATCTGTTTCAACCCAAG GATTGGTGCATCAGAATTTATTGTTCCGTATTGCAAGTTCTTGAAGAGCTTGAACTATCCTTTTTCAATTGGAACCAGGTTTAAAGTTGGCTGCGAGAATGAAGATGCTAACAAGAG GTCCTTTGGATTGATCTCAGGTATTAGTGAAGTTGATCCCATACGCTGGCCCGGATCAAAATGGAAATCATTCCTG GTAAAGTGGGATGGTGATACTAAGTACAGCCACCAGAATAGAGTATCTCCATGGGACATCGAGAGAGTTGGCAGCTCTACTCACTGTATTTCGTCTTCTGTTTCGAAGCGAACAAAGTTGTGCTTCCCCCAAG ATGGAAATGGTCGTCCAGACTCCATGGAAACTGAACGTTTCCACCGGGTCTTGCAAGGTCAAGAATTGGTGCACTCTAGGATTCATGGTGTTGCATGCTCTCATTCATCAGATAACCCCAGATGTCAAGGCTCTTATGGAAGGAGATTCTCTGCCGATGTGTGGAACTGCAAGATGAATGATTCAATGAGTGGGCCTCGACACCTAAATGCTACTGGGTTTGCTTACCAGCCCCTAGGCTTCAGTGAATGTGTCAAATTCTCAGAGGTCTTGCAAGGTCAAGAAATGTCTCAGGTGGTTCCTTCCTTCATGAGAGCTGCTTTCAACGCTGGCACACAGAATGGCAGGGTTCGATCATTTGATTATGTGCAGAGATCAGCTGCAAGTCAAGGATATGCTCTCCAGCAGTTTAATATGCCAGCAACAGAAGTGCATTCGCCCTCTTCTGTTCGTATGTTTAACCAAACCATGGTACCACAGTCTGAGTTAGATGGTGTGACCAACCGTGAAGAAGCATATGGCAGTGGGTACTCATCCATTGCAATACAGAGAGAAGCTGAACCATGGCCATCCACGCAGCAGCAAAGAGTGAGTGAAAATGGAAGCGAGCCTCTTGACACAACTGAAGCCTCAGCTCCTGCAAGGATAGCTAAATCTGGATTGGTCGACAGGGGCGTCGGGCGAAGCAGCTGTAAGCTTTTTGGTTTCTCCTTGACTGAGAAGATCCTTGGAACAGAGGGAGGTGGCGTGAAAGAAGGGAACTACGAAGCGGACCGGCAAACTCCCCGGGTGCTAGACTTGTTTGGCCACGGCCATTCTACGCCCGGTGCTCTGCATGCTCTTTGCGCTGCTCCCTTGGGAATGTGA
- the LOC136516399 gene encoding auxin response factor 14-like isoform X3 has protein sequence MFCKTLTASDTSTHGGFSVPRRAAEDCFPPLDYEQLRPSQELIAMDLHGMKWRFRHIYRGQPRRHLLTTGWSSFINKKKLVSGDAVLFLRGNDGELRLGVRRAVQLKNEALLEAVNCTDSKLLMLSAVSSSLDNRSIFHICFNPRIGASEFIVPYCKFLKSLNYPFSIGTRFKVGCENEDANKRSFGLISGISEVDPIRWPGSKWKSFLVKWDGDTKYSHQNRVSPWDIERVGSSTHCISSSVSKRTKLCFPQGDFDAPILDGNGRPDSMETERFHRVLQGQELVHSRIHGVACSHSSDNPRCQGSYGRRFSADVWNCKMNDSMSGPRHLNATGFAYQPLGFSECVKFSEVLQGQEMSQVVPSFMRAAFNAGTQNGRVRSFDYVQRSAASQGYALQQFNMPATEVHSPSSVRMFNQTMVPQSELDGVTNREEAYGSGYSSIAIQREAEPWPSTQQQRVSENGSEPLDTTEASAPARIAKSGLVDRGVGRSSCKLFGFSLTEKILGTEGGGVKEGNYEADRQTPRVLDLFGHGHSTPGALHALCAAPLGM, from the exons ATGTTCTGCAAGACGCTCACAGCTTCTGATACAAGCACTCATGGGGGATTCTCTGTTCCTCGGCGGGCTGCAGAGGACTGCTTTCCACCATTG GATTATGAGCAGCTTAGGCCTTCCCAGGAGCTTATTGCCATGGATTTGCATGGCATGAAATGGAGGTTCCGTCATATCTATAGAG GTCAACCTCGTAGGCATCTTCTGACAACTGGATGGAGTTCATTTATCAATAAGAAGAAACTAGTTTCAGGGGATGCAGTCTTGTTTCTTAG AGGTAATGATGGTGAGCTAAGACTGGGTGTGAGGAGAGCAGTTCAACTGAAAAATGAAGCTCTACTTGAAGCTGTCAACTGTACTGATTCGAAGCTACTTATGCTGTCTGCTGTGTCCAGTTCTTTGGACAACAGAAGTATATTTCACATCTGTTTCAACCCAAG GATTGGTGCATCAGAATTTATTGTTCCGTATTGCAAGTTCTTGAAGAGCTTGAACTATCCTTTTTCAATTGGAACCAGGTTTAAAGTTGGCTGCGAGAATGAAGATGCTAACAAGAG GTCCTTTGGATTGATCTCAGGTATTAGTGAAGTTGATCCCATACGCTGGCCCGGATCAAAATGGAAATCATTCCTG GTAAAGTGGGATGGTGATACTAAGTACAGCCACCAGAATAGAGTATCTCCATGGGACATCGAGAGAGTTGGCAGCTCTACTCACTGTATTTCGTCTTCTGTTTCGAAGCGAACAAAGTTGTGCTTCCCCCAAGGTGATTTTGACGCTCCAATTCTAG ATGGAAATGGTCGTCCAGACTCCATGGAAACTGAACGTTTCCACCGGGTCTTGCAAGGTCAAGAATTGGTGCACTCTAGGATTCATGGTGTTGCATGCTCTCATTCATCAGATAACCCCAGATGTCAAGGCTCTTATGGAAGGAGATTCTCTGCCGATGTGTGGAACTGCAAGATGAATGATTCAATGAGTGGGCCTCGACACCTAAATGCTACTGGGTTTGCTTACCAGCCCCTAGGCTTCAGTGAATGTGTCAAATTCTCAGAGGTCTTGCAAGGTCAAGAAATGTCTCAGGTGGTTCCTTCCTTCATGAGAGCTGCTTTCAACGCTGGCACACAGAATGGCAGGGTTCGATCATTTGATTATGTGCAGAGATCAGCTGCAAGTCAAGGATATGCTCTCCAGCAGTTTAATATGCCAGCAACAGAAGTGCATTCGCCCTCTTCTGTTCGTATGTTTAACCAAACCATGGTACCACAGTCTGAGTTAGATGGTGTGACCAACCGTGAAGAAGCATATGGCAGTGGGTACTCATCCATTGCAATACAGAGAGAAGCTGAACCATGGCCATCCACGCAGCAGCAAAGAGTGAGTGAAAATGGAAGCGAGCCTCTTGACACAACTGAAGCCTCAGCTCCTGCAAGGATAGCTAAATCTGGATTGGTCGACAGGGGCGTCGGGCGAAGCAGCTGTAAGCTTTTTGGTTTCTCCTTGACTGAGAAGATCCTTGGAACAGAGGGAGGTGGCGTGAAAGAAGGGAACTACGAAGCGGACCGGCAAACTCCCCGGGTGCTAGACTTGTTTGGCCACGGCCATTCTACGCCCGGTGCTCTGCATGCTCTTTGCGCTGCTCCCTTGGGAATGTGA
- the LOC136516399 gene encoding auxin response factor 14-like isoform X1, translated as MGIDLNTVEEDEPAGGAVCGELWHACAGAGVALPRRGSAVVYLPQAHLAAGGDGGELPALAAAAPRVPPHVVCRVVDVELRADAATDEVYARLALVAEDKIVGRNIHDGETEEKNGEKEDGDGEKKLTSHMFCKTLTASDTSTHGGFSVPRRAAEDCFPPLDYEQLRPSQELIAMDLHGMKWRFRHIYRGQPRRHLLTTGWSSFINKKKLVSGDAVLFLRGNDGELRLGVRRAVQLKNEALLEAVNCTDSKLLMLSAVSSSLDNRSIFHICFNPRIGASEFIVPYCKFLKSLNYPFSIGTRFKVGCENEDANKRSFGLISGISEVDPIRWPGSKWKSFLVKWDGDTKYSHQNRVSPWDIERVGSSTHCISSSVSKRTKLCFPQGDFDAPILDGNGRPDSMETERFHRVLQGQELVHSRIHGVACSHSSDNPRCQGSYGRRFSADVWNCKMNDSMSGPRHLNATGFAYQPLGFSECVKFSEVLQGQEMSQVVPSFMRAAFNAGTQNGRVRSFDYVQRSAASQGYALQQFNMPATEVHSPSSVRMFNQTMVPQSELDGVTNREEAYGSGYSSIAIQREAEPWPSTQQQRVSENGSEPLDTTEASAPARIAKSGLVDRGVGRSSCKLFGFSLTEKILGTEGGGVKEGNYEADRQTPRVLDLFGHGHSTPGALHALCAAPLGM; from the exons ATGGGGATTGATCTCAACACCGTGGAGGAGGACGAGCCGGCGGGCGGCGCGGTGTGCGGGGAGCTGTGGCACGCGTGCGCGGGGGCCGGGGTGGCGCTGCCGCGGCGGGGCAGCGCCGTGGTGTACCTGCCGCAGGCGCACCTCGCGGCGGGCGGGGACGGTGGGGAGCTGCCGGCccttgcggcggcggcgccgcgcgTGCCGCCGCACGTGGTGTGTCGCGTCGTCGACGTCGAGCTACGC GCGGATGCGGCGACGGACGAGGTGTACGCGCGGCTTGCGCTGGTGGCGGAGGATAAG ATTGTTGGCCGAAACATCCATGATGGTGAAACTGAGGAGAAGAATGGTGAGAAAGAGGATGGTGATGGAGAAAAGAAGCTCACATCGCACATGTTCTGCAAGACGCTCACAGCTTCTGATACAAGCACTCATGGGGGATTCTCTGTTCCTCGGCGGGCTGCAGAGGACTGCTTTCCACCATTG GATTATGAGCAGCTTAGGCCTTCCCAGGAGCTTATTGCCATGGATTTGCATGGCATGAAATGGAGGTTCCGTCATATCTATAGAG GTCAACCTCGTAGGCATCTTCTGACAACTGGATGGAGTTCATTTATCAATAAGAAGAAACTAGTTTCAGGGGATGCAGTCTTGTTTCTTAG AGGTAATGATGGTGAGCTAAGACTGGGTGTGAGGAGAGCAGTTCAACTGAAAAATGAAGCTCTACTTGAAGCTGTCAACTGTACTGATTCGAAGCTACTTATGCTGTCTGCTGTGTCCAGTTCTTTGGACAACAGAAGTATATTTCACATCTGTTTCAACCCAAG GATTGGTGCATCAGAATTTATTGTTCCGTATTGCAAGTTCTTGAAGAGCTTGAACTATCCTTTTTCAATTGGAACCAGGTTTAAAGTTGGCTGCGAGAATGAAGATGCTAACAAGAG GTCCTTTGGATTGATCTCAGGTATTAGTGAAGTTGATCCCATACGCTGGCCCGGATCAAAATGGAAATCATTCCTG GTAAAGTGGGATGGTGATACTAAGTACAGCCACCAGAATAGAGTATCTCCATGGGACATCGAGAGAGTTGGCAGCTCTACTCACTGTATTTCGTCTTCTGTTTCGAAGCGAACAAAGTTGTGCTTCCCCCAAGGTGATTTTGACGCTCCAATTCTAG ATGGAAATGGTCGTCCAGACTCCATGGAAACTGAACGTTTCCACCGGGTCTTGCAAGGTCAAGAATTGGTGCACTCTAGGATTCATGGTGTTGCATGCTCTCATTCATCAGATAACCCCAGATGTCAAGGCTCTTATGGAAGGAGATTCTCTGCCGATGTGTGGAACTGCAAGATGAATGATTCAATGAGTGGGCCTCGACACCTAAATGCTACTGGGTTTGCTTACCAGCCCCTAGGCTTCAGTGAATGTGTCAAATTCTCAGAGGTCTTGCAAGGTCAAGAAATGTCTCAGGTGGTTCCTTCCTTCATGAGAGCTGCTTTCAACGCTGGCACACAGAATGGCAGGGTTCGATCATTTGATTATGTGCAGAGATCAGCTGCAAGTCAAGGATATGCTCTCCAGCAGTTTAATATGCCAGCAACAGAAGTGCATTCGCCCTCTTCTGTTCGTATGTTTAACCAAACCATGGTACCACAGTCTGAGTTAGATGGTGTGACCAACCGTGAAGAAGCATATGGCAGTGGGTACTCATCCATTGCAATACAGAGAGAAGCTGAACCATGGCCATCCACGCAGCAGCAAAGAGTGAGTGAAAATGGAAGCGAGCCTCTTGACACAACTGAAGCCTCAGCTCCTGCAAGGATAGCTAAATCTGGATTGGTCGACAGGGGCGTCGGGCGAAGCAGCTGTAAGCTTTTTGGTTTCTCCTTGACTGAGAAGATCCTTGGAACAGAGGGAGGTGGCGTGAAAGAAGGGAACTACGAAGCGGACCGGCAAACTCCCCGGGTGCTAGACTTGTTTGGCCACGGCCATTCTACGCCCGGTGCTCTGCATGCTCTTTGCGCTGCTCCCTTGGGAATGTGA